The Panicum hallii strain FIL2 chromosome 9, PHallii_v3.1, whole genome shotgun sequence genome has a window encoding:
- the LOC112873632 gene encoding uncharacterized protein LOC112873632: protein MATTQAVAAATITGPKMSAMRGAASFPFSPRNLILSSSPSFSPRLAFLSPRVPRLAMRSKRIAMDKRSDVMPRRRHGGVVAVASAAGSPEFGAGEIDNPYEILGISRLDGFDRVKMVFKRKRKDAESTCDREYLLKLERAYDMLMMDQLLNQKKGVTYTSIQVSKDIRYADYQPIVPWGPRYSRSTVKDLRINMAISAAFIMCISTLGHADWKPLQFLCFAYFYRILEKLKVTEPAIAPIYNAYGEVEGPGIHMAGRVLRSLGLVLGSILAASLGYTGLANFSQFLGEYIPSVVYNFQELIVTTASSILLCILASYYR, encoded by the exons ATGGCGACGACGCAGGCGGTCGCGGCCGCCACAATCACCGGCCCCAAAATGTCGGCGATGAGGGGTGCCGCGTCGTTCCCCTTCAGCCCCCGCAATCTGATCCTCTCCTCCTCGCCGTCCTTCTCTCCGCGCTTGGCCTTCTTGTCTCCTCGAGTCCCTCGCCTCGCCATGCGCTCTAAACG AATTGCGATGGACAAAAGGTCTGATGTGATGCCCAGAAGGCGCCATGGAGGTGTTGTTGCGGTAGCATCTGCGGCAGGGAGCCCGGAGTTTGGCGCTGGGGAGATTGACAACCCATATGAG ATTTTGGGGATCAGTCGGCTTGATGGGTTCGACCGGGTGAAGATGGTTTTCAAGAGGAAGCGAAAGGATGCAGAGAGCACCTGCGATCGGGAGTACCTGCTGAAA TTGGAGAGGGCTTACgatatgctaatgatggatcAGCTGCTGAATCAGAAGAAAGGGGTGACATATACGTC GATTCAGGTTTCAAAGGATATCAGATATGCTGATTATCAACCAATAGTTCCTTGGGGACCTAG ATACTCAAGATCCACTGTAAAGGACCTGCGCATAAATATGGCAATATCAGCGGCGTTT ATCATGTGTATATCTACTCTGGGACATGCAGATTGGAAGCCCTTACAGTTCCTGTGTTTCGCATATTTCTACAGAATACTGGAGAAGCTGAAGGTTACAGAACCAGCTATTGCTCCCATATATAAT GCATATGGTGAGGTCGAAGGTCCGGGTATACATATGGCAGGACGAGTGCTACGTAGTTTGGGTTTGGTGCTTGGATCAATACTTGCCGCATCCCTG GGCTATACTGGGCTTGCGAATTTTTCACAGTTCCTTGGAGAATATATCCCATCTGTTGTTTACAATTTTCAG GAGTTGATTGTGACTACAGCTTCATCCATTCTGCTTTGCATCTTAGCTTCATACTACCGATAG